One window of the Cotesia glomerata isolate CgM1 linkage group LG10, MPM_Cglom_v2.3, whole genome shotgun sequence genome contains the following:
- the LOC123273270 gene encoding uncharacterized protein LOC123273270 isoform X1 translates to MSDSEDDADDNFLFRLFRRLFPRRTRRVSFAGCMNNEYEYIIEKLAIKRVRGSLISTSFDIECRRRYEEMNSAVVPPVNESAEAPKSKVPSLRKKLRFTRVDDESGGEGTSGETFHSNHIINRLTAFHPHLKESERPPKDPLTTKRTKSIRSFAEELTEFASKKDPSPGTSKQK, encoded by the coding sequence ATGAGCGACAGTGAAGACGATGCAGATGATAATTTTCTGTTTCGACTATTCCGTAGACTATTTCCTAGAAGAACACGTAGAGTATCATTTGCCGGTTGCATGAACAACGAATATGAGTATATAATCGAAAAGCTGGCGATAAAACGTGTTCGCGGTTCTTTGATCTCTACGTCCTTTGACATCGAGTGCAGAAGACGCTACGAAGAAATGAATTCCGCTGTGGTACCGCCGGTTAATGAGTCTGCAGAAGCTCCTAAAAGTAAAGTACCAAGTTTGcgtaaaaaattgagattcaCCAGAGTCGATGACGAGTCCGGAGGTGAAGGAACCTCCGGAGAAACTTTTCACTCGAATCATATCATCAACAGGTTGACTGCTTTCCATCCGCATCTGAAAGAATCGGAGCGACCTCCTAAAGACCCTCTGACCACAAAAAGGACTAAGAGTATCAGATCTTTCGCTGAAGAGTTAACAGAGTTTGCTTCAAAAAAAGATCCGTCTCCTGGTACTtcgaaacaaaaataa
- the LOC123273270 gene encoding uncharacterized protein LOC123273270 isoform X2, whose product MNNEYEYIIEKLAIKRVRGSLISTSFDIECRRRYEEMNSAVVPPVNESAEAPKSKVPSLRKKLRFTRVDDESGGEGTSGETFHSNHIINRLTAFHPHLKESERPPKDPLTTKRTKSIRSFAEELTEFASKKDPSPGTSKQK is encoded by the coding sequence ATGAACAACGAATATGAGTATATAATCGAAAAGCTGGCGATAAAACGTGTTCGCGGTTCTTTGATCTCTACGTCCTTTGACATCGAGTGCAGAAGACGCTACGAAGAAATGAATTCCGCTGTGGTACCGCCGGTTAATGAGTCTGCAGAAGCTCCTAAAAGTAAAGTACCAAGTTTGcgtaaaaaattgagattcaCCAGAGTCGATGACGAGTCCGGAGGTGAAGGAACCTCCGGAGAAACTTTTCACTCGAATCATATCATCAACAGGTTGACTGCTTTCCATCCGCATCTGAAAGAATCGGAGCGACCTCCTAAAGACCCTCTGACCACAAAAAGGACTAAGAGTATCAGATCTTTCGCTGAAGAGTTAACAGAGTTTGCTTCAAAAAAAGATCCGTCTCCTGGTACTtcgaaacaaaaataa
- the LOC123273189 gene encoding chromosome-associated kinesin KIF4 isoform X1, whose product MKSAMADDTVRVAVRVRPLVSSEIDRGCQDILNVIQPENQVQVRNDKAFTFNHVFGPKCTQDEFYETAVSGMISKLFKGYNVTILAYGQTGSGKTHSMGTNYSAGESMGVIPRAVNDIFKCINDESHKYNYRVTVSFMELYNEQLYDLLADKNRKDCVVDIREYSNKEIKITGVTEKEVSNADETLQLLIHGSQGRATGSTAMNDQSSRSHAIFSMIIFQEPKDNPANATTAKFHLVDLAGSERSKKTQATGERFKEGVNINKGLLALGNVISQLGDNNSNSFVVYRDSKLTRLLQDSLGGNSITLMIACVSPADYNLEETLSTLRYADRAKKIKNKPIVNQDPKTAKINSLQAEIVNLQLALAVKGPLQGCPPEHAELAERNKSLQKKLRELTEKFNANMFETMCMNERAELAESAKEKIYSGLMKILEEFDKILEDQSLENFYKETLCSIRIRIHELLNQQKKMDAEIYQQMSLEQIPRSQNSTDDTEEDQRSFDDSVHLDEEHAEHTLRQADRNNEVQNINRELAVKEELINRLLSNTSQIAEQTKEVQEMELEIKNLQAERDKLLKTLENVQHNSASAKLAESRRKKLQEFEKKISELTRKCTEQNRIIKGKEKSDQQIKNLTSEIQALKQTRVKLIREMRKESDRFTQYKQQREKELYKLKDQDRKRQNQMARMQNQHSKQQNVYKRKIEEYAAMNKRLKETLELQIKAQQRREKNSSSKEGIQAFVSREIEEALERINCECMLDKYMKERSSYSQLLQKREKQHAIDSAENLIEEMKDLQDVIDLLNVQIGQLQQQLMEADKKKSSGKFKEISSMGDAKLALKTAIEVVTDNFRKHWIKLAEHDSLLPKFNDLEKKHDQVLMENRQLQLREENMKRQMEELKQANEELQKAGPVKKVSTGNRKALQEWDSNAYDYQNISLDESVVDYEDDIVKDPDWSKTPLYKRTRTTFNVINNGSLEESFLPIKRSSNGDIKCSCSKTKCKSRLCSCRKNAGVCGPKCGCDDSCENRDPDKTGQLFFPDKVESNDAKRSKIDAEG is encoded by the exons ATGAAATCAGCAATGGCAGACGACACAGTGCGGGTTGCTGTCAGAGTTAGACCTTTGGTGTCATCAGAGATCGATCGAGGTTGCCAGGATATCCTGAACGTGATCCAGCCAGAAAATCAGGTCCAAGTTCGAAATGATAAAGCATTCACATTTAACCACGTATTTGGACCAAAATGTACCCAAGATGAGTTCTATGAGACCGCTGTTTCGGGTATGATCAGCAAGTTGTTTAAAG gtTACAATGTCACAATCCTCGCCTATGGTCAGACGGGGAGTGGAAAAACCCATTCAATGGGAACCAACTACTCAGCCGGCGAATCCATGGGTGTGATTCCGCGAGCTGTCAATGATATATTTAAGTGTATCAATGACGAATCTCATAAATACAACTACCGAGTGACAGTGTCTTTCATGGAGCTGTACAATGAACAATTATATGACCTCCTGGCGGATAAGAATCGAAAGGATTGCGTCGTCGACATAAGGGAATACAGTAATAAAGAGATCAAAATAACTGGAGTAACAGAAAAAGAAGTGAGCAATGCAGACGAGACTTTACAGTTACTTATCCACGGGTCACAGGGTCGTGCCACTGGGTCTACGGCCATGAATGACCAAAGTAGCAGAAGCCACGCAATATTCTCGATGATTATTTTCCAGGAGCCTAAGGACAATCCAGCAAATGCCACAACTGCAAAATTCCATTTGGTCGACTTGGCTGGTTCTGAAAGAAGCAAGAAGACTCAGGCCACTGGTGAGCGCTTCAAGGAGGGtgtcaatattaataaagGTCTTTTGGCTTTGGGGAATGTCATATCACAGCTGGGAGACAATAATTCCAACTCTTTTGTTGTTTATCGAGACAGCAAACTTACGAGGCTCCTTCAAGATTCTCTTGGAGGAAACTCAATCACTTTAATGATTGCCTGCGTGAGTCCGGCTGACTACAACTTAGAAGAGACCCTCAGCACTCTCCGGTACGCTGACAGAgccaaaaaaatcaagaacAAACCAATTGTGAACCAAGATCCGAAGACTGCGAAGATAAATTCTTTGCAAGCGGAGATTGTTAACTTACAACTGGCACTGGCTGTTAAAGGACCGCTTCAAGGATGTCCTCCGGAGCACGCTGAGCTAGCTGAAAGGAACAAGTCTTTGCAGAAAAAACTGCGCGAGCTCACTGAGAAGTTCAATGCAAATATGTTTGAGACAATGTGCATGAACGAAAGGGCTGAGTTGGCTGAGAGCGCCAAGGAGAAGATTTACTCGGGATTGATGAAAATCCTTGAAGAGTTTGACAAAATCCTGGAGGATCAGTCCTTGGAAAACTTCTACAAGGAAACTTTGTGCAGTATAAGAATAAGGATACACGAATTGTTGAATCAGCAGAAAAAAATGGACGCTGAAATTTATCAGCAAATGTCGTTGGAGCAGATTCCTAGGTCTCAGAATTCGACAGATGATACTGAGGAAGACCAACGGAGCTTTGATGACAGCGTTCATTTAGACGAAGAACATGCAGAGCACACTCTGAGGCAAGCTGACAGAAATAATGAGGTCCAGAATATCAACCGTGAGCTTGCAGTAAAAGAAGAACTTATTAATCGGCTATTGAGCAATACGTCGCAAATCGCGGAGCAGACTAAAGAAGTCCAGGAAATGGAgctggaaataaaaaatttgcagGCAGAAAGGGATAAATTATTGAAGACTCTAGAAAATGTGCAACATAATTCGGCAAGTGCGAAATTGGCTGAGTCTCGTCGTAAAAAGCTCCAGGAATTTGAGAAGAAAATTTCTGAGTTGACTCGTAAATGTACGGAACAGAATCGCATTATTAAGGGGAAAGAAAAGTCAGATCAGCAgatcaaaaatttgacttcTGAAATTCAGGCTCTGAAGCAAACGAGGGTGAAATTGATTCGGGAGATGCGCAAGGAGTCGGATAGATTCACGCAGTACAAACAGCAGCGAGAAAAAGAGCTCTACAAGCTGAAGGATCAAGATCGCAAGAGGCAGAATCAGATGGCGCGGATGCAAAATCAGCACAGCAAGCAACAGAATGTTTATAAGAGAAAGATTGAAGAGTATGCTGCGATGAATAAACGATTGAAAGAAACGCTTGAATTGCAGATAAAGGCACAACAgcgaagagaaaaaaatagcaGCTCGAAAGaag gtATTCAAGCATTCGTCTCGAGGGAGATCGAAGAAGCTCTAGAGCGCATCAATTGTGAATGTATGCTAGATAAATACATGAAAGAGCGCTCAAGTTACTCACAGCTGCTCCAGAAGCGCGAGAAGCAGCACGCTATTGACTCAGCAGAGAATTTGATAGAAGAAATGAAAGACCTGCAGGACGTTATTGATCTGCTAAACGTTCAAATCGGCCAGTTACAGCAACAGCTGATGGAGGcggataaaaaaaagtccaGTGGCAAGTTTAAAGAAATTAGTTCGATGGGAGACGCCAAGTTGGCTTTGAAAACGGCGATCGAAGTGGTGACTGATAATTTTCGCAAACACTGGATCAAATTAGCCGAACACGATTCGCTTCTTCCCAAGTTCAATGATCTTGAAAAGAAGCATGACCAAGTTCTTATGGAGAACCGACAGTTACAGCTCCGAGAAGAAAATATGAAAAGGCAAATGGAGGAGCTGAAACAAGCAAACGAGGAACTCCAAAAGGCTGGGCCGGTAAAAAAAGTCAGCACTGGTAATAGAAAAGCCCTACAGGAATGGGATTCAAATGCTTATGATTATCAGAACATTTCACTGGACGAGAGTGTAGTTGATTACGAAGATGATATTGTCAAGGACCCGGATTGGTCCAAAACACCTTTGTACAAACGTACTAGGACTACTTTCAATGTTATCAACAATGGTTCTCTCGAAGAAAGCTTTCTGCCGATTAAAAGGTCTTCTAACGGTGATATCAAATGTAGCTGCTCGAAAACAAAGTGCAAGTCGCGGTTATGTTCATGTAGAAAAAATGCTGGTGTTTGCGGACCCAAGTGTGGCTGCGACGATTCTTGCGAAAATAGAGATCCTGATAAGACCGGTCAGCTATTTTTCCCAGATAAGGTCGAATCAAACGATGCCAAGCGatcaaa GATCGATGCAGAGGGTTGA
- the LOC123273189 gene encoding chromosome-associated kinesin KIF4 isoform X2, with translation MKSAMADDTVRVAVRVRPLVSSEIDRGCQDILNVIQPENQVQVRNDKAFTFNHVFGPKCTQDEFYETAVSGMISKLFKGYNVTILAYGQTGSGKTHSMGTNYSAGESMGVIPRAVNDIFKCINDESHKYNYRVTVSFMELYNEQLYDLLADKNRKDCVVDIREYSNKEIKITGVTEKEVSNADETLQLLIHGSQGRATGSTAMNDQSSRSHAIFSMIIFQEPKDNPANATTAKFHLVDLAGSERSKKTQATGERFKEGVNINKGLLALGNVISQLGDNNSNSFVVYRDSKLTRLLQDSLGGNSITLMIACVSPADYNLEETLSTLRYADRAKKIKNKPIVNQDPKTAKINSLQAEIVNLQLALAVKGPLQGCPPEHAELAERNKSLQKKLRELTEKFNANMFETMCMNERAELAESAKEKIYSGLMKILEEFDKILEDQSLENFYKETLCSIRIRIHELLNQQKKMDAEIYQQMSLEQIPRSQNSTDDTEEDQRSFDDSVHLDEEHAEHTLRQADRNNEVQNINRELAVKEELINRLLSNTSQIAEQTKEVQEMELEIKNLQAERDKLLKTLENVQHNSASAKLAESRRKKLQEFEKKISELTRKCTEQNRIIKGKEKSDQQIKNLTSEIQALKQTRVKLIREMRKESDRFTQYKQQREKELYKLKDQDRKRQNQMARMQNQHSKQQNVYKRKIEEYAAMNKRLKETLELQIKAQQRREKNSSSKEGIQAFVSREIEEALERINCECMLDKYMKERSSYSQLLQKREKQHAIDSAENLIEEMKDLQDVIDLLNVQIGQLQQQLMEADKKKSSGKFKEISSMGDAKLALKTAIEVVTDNFRKHWIKLAEHDSLLPKFNDLEKKHDQVLMENRQLQLREENMKRQMEELKQANEELQKAGPVKKVSTGNRKALQEWDSNAYDYQNISLDESVVDYEDDIVKDPDWSKTPLYKRTRTTFNVINNGSLEESFLPIKRSSNGDIKCSCSKTKCKSRLCSCRKNAGVCGPKCGCDDSCENRDPDKTGQLFFPDKVESNDAKRSKIDAEG, from the exons ATGAAATCAGCAATGGCAGACGACACAGTGCGGGTTGCTGTCAGAGTTAGACCTTTGGTGTCATCAGAGATCGATCGAGGTTGCCAGGATATCCTGAACGTGATCCAGCCAGAAAATCAGGTCCAAGTTCGAAATGATAAAGCATTCACATTTAACCACGTATTTGGACCAAAATGTACCCAAGATGAGTTCTATGAGACCGCTGTTTCGGGTATGATCAGCAAGTTGTTTAAAG gtTACAATGTCACAATCCTCGCCTATGGTCAGACGGGGAGTGGAAAAACCCATTCAATGGGAACCAACTACTCAGCCGGCGAATCCATGGGTGTGATTCCGCGAGCTGTCAATGATATATTTAAGTGTATCAATGACGAATCTCATAAATACAACTACCGAGTGACAGTGTCTTTCATGGAGCTGTACAATGAACAATTATATGACCTCCTGGCGGATAAGAATCGAAAGGATTGCGTCGTCGACATAAGGGAATACAGTAATAAAGAGATCAAAATAACTGGAGTAACAGAAAAAGAAGTGAGCAATGCAGACGAGACTTTACAGTTACTTATCCACGGGTCACAGGGTCGTGCCACTGGGTCTACGGCCATGAATGACCAAAGTAGCAGAAGCCACGCAATATTCTCGATGATTATTTTCCAGGAGCCTAAGGACAATCCAGCAAATGCCACAACTGCAAAATTCCATTTGGTCGACTTGGCTGGTTCTGAAAGAAGCAAGAAGACTCAGGCCACTGGTGAGCGCTTCAAGGAGGGtgtcaatattaataaagGTCTTTTGGCTTTGGGGAATGTCATATCACAGCTGGGAGACAATAATTCCAACTCTTTTGTTGTTTATCGAGACAGCAAACTTACGAGGCTCCTTCAAGATTCTCTTGGAGGAAACTCAATCACTTTAATGATTGCCTGCGTGAGTCCGGCTGACTACAACTTAGAAGAGACCCTCAGCACTCTCCGGTACGCTGACAGAgccaaaaaaatcaagaacAAACCAATTGTGAACCAAGATCCGAAGACTGCGAAGATAAATTCTTTGCAAGCGGAGATTGTTAACTTACAACTGGCACTGGCTGTTAAAGGACCGCTTCAAGGATGTCCTCCGGAGCACGCTGAGCTAGCTGAAAGGAACAAGTCTTTGCAGAAAAAACTGCGCGAGCTCACTGAGAAGTTCAATGCAAATATGTTTGAGACAATGTGCATGAACGAAAGGGCTGAGTTGGCTGAGAGCGCCAAGGAGAAGATTTACTCGGGATTGATGAAAATCCTTGAAGAGTTTGACAAAATCCTGGAGGATCAGTCCTTGGAAAACTTCTACAAGGAAACTTTGTGCAGTATAAGAATAAGGATACACGAATTGTTGAATCAGCAGAAAAAAATGGACGCTGAAATTTATCAGCAAATGTCGTTGGAGCAGATTCCTAGGTCTCAGAATTCGACAGATGATACTGAGGAAGACCAACGGAGCTTTGATGACAGCGTTCATTTAGACGAAGAACATGCAGAGCACACTCTGAGGCAAGCTGACAGAAATAATGAGGTCCAGAATATCAACCGTGAGCTTGCAGTAAAAGAAGAACTTATTAATCGGCTATTGAGCAATACGTCGCAAATCGCGGAGCAGACTAAAGAAGTCCAGGAAATGGAgctggaaataaaaaatttgcagGCAGAAAGGGATAAATTATTGAAGACTCTAGAAAATGTGCAACATAATTCGGCAAGTGCGAAATTGGCTGAGTCTCGTCGTAAAAAGCTCCAGGAATTTGAGAAGAAAATTTCTGAGTTGACTCGTAAATGTACGGAACAGAATCGCATTATTAAGGGGAAAGAAAAGTCAGATCAGCAgatcaaaaatttgacttcTGAAATTCAGGCTCTGAAGCAAACGAGGGTGAAATTGATTCGGGAGATGCGCAAGGAGTCGGATAGATTCACGCAGTACAAACAGCAGCGAGAAAAAGAGCTCTACAAGCTGAAGGATCAAGATCGCAAGAGGCAGAATCAGATGGCGCGGATGCAAAATCAGCACAGCAAGCAACAGAATGTTTATAAGAGAAAGATTGAAGAGTATGCTGCGATGAATAAACGATTGAAAGAAACGCTTGAATTGCAGATAAAGGCACAACAgcgaagagaaaaaaatagcaGCTCGAAAGaag gtATTCAAGCATTCGTCTCGAGGGAGATCGAAGAAGCTCTAGAGCGCATCAATTGTGAATGTATGCTAGATAAATACATGAAAGAGCGCTCAAGTTACTCACAGCTGCTCCAGAAGCGCGAGAAGCAGCACGCTATTGACTCAGCAGAGAATTTGATAGAAGAAATGAAAGACCTGCAGGACGTTATTGATCTGCTAAACGTTCAAATCGGCCAGTTACAGCAACAGCTGATGGAGGcggataaaaaaaagtccaGTGGCAAGTTTAAAGAAATTAGTTCGATGGGAGACGCCAAGTTGGCTTTGAAAACGGCGATCGAAGTGGTGACTGATAATTTTCGCAAACACTGGATCAAATTAGCCGAACACGATTCGCTTCTTCCCAAGTTCAATGATCTTGAAAAGAAGCATGACCAAGTTCTTATGGAGAACCGACAGTTACAGCTCCGAGAAGAAAATATGAAAAGGCAAATGGAGGAGCTGAAACAAGCAAACGAGGAACTCCAAAAGGCTGGGCCGGTAAAAAAAGTCAGCACTGGTAATAGAAAAGCCCTACAGGAATGGGATTCAAATGCTTATGATTATCAGAACATTTCACTGGACGAGAGTGTAGTTGATTACGAAGATGATATTGTCAAGGACCCGGATTGGTCCAAAACACCTTTGTACAAACGTACTAGGACTACTTTCAATGTTATCAACAATGGTTCTCTCGAAGAAAGCTTTCTGCCGATTAAAAGGTCTTCTAACGGTGATATCAAATGTAGCTGCTCGAAAACAAAGTGCAAGTCGCGGTTATGTTCATGTAGAAAAAATGCTGGTGTTTGCGGACCCAAGTGTGGCTGCGACGATTCTTGCGAAAATAGAGATCCTGATAAGACCGGTCAGCTATTTTTCCCAGATAAGGTCGAATCAAACGATGCCAAGCGatcaaa GATTGATGCAGAGGGTTGA
- the LOC123273201 gene encoding pre-mRNA-splicing factor CWC22 homolog: MEHEGSPVEHRRSDKDRKERRRRRDDEHVHKRYWDNDWSHEKRTDRSPDDQEERHKRRRRERSPGECEDRNRRERSPHMTERHRRDRNSPFSRSDRRNRKRTKSSPSEMPEEGEIPDGAKKDEKNKIQDEELGNITRAQKRTVDLLTSKTGGAYIPPAKLKLMQAEITDKSSAAYQRIAWEALKKSIHGHINKVNTSNIGLITRELLRENVIRGRGLLARSIIQAQVASPTFTPIYAALTAILNSKFPNIGELIIHRLVKQFIRGYKTNNKSLCISSGSFIAHLINQRVVHEIIVLELWHVLLKNPTDDSVEVAIALLKECGQKLTEVSKAGIVEIFDLLRNILHEGKLDKRIQYMIEVMFQIRKDGFKDHVAVPKELDLVEENDQIIHVIQLQDKHDSEDILNVFRFDSEYIRNEEKYKELQKEILGSDNSDASGEDEDSSEEDDSGDEEDAEKKDVILDNTETNLKALRRTIYLTIHSSLDFEECAHKLMKMQLKPGQERELCYMFLDCCKENRTYEKFYGLLAGRFCAINKIYVTPFEEIFKESYDTIHRLDMNKLRNVAKFFAHLLITDSISWVVLSCIKLNEEDTTPSSRVFIKILFQELSEYMGVPKLNNRIKDVTLQEAFEGLFPRDTDKKTRFAVNFFTTIGLGGLTDDLREHLKSRPKVLAAPPPEILETLKTPSSSSSSSSSTSSSSSDSGSSSDSSSSSSSSSSSSSEEEKKKKKKKAKRREKAKEMEKKSEKKIKKKKQEKEKKLLKKKKSRK, translated from the coding sequence ATGGAACACGAAGGAAGCCCCGTTGAACATCGGCGTTCTGACAAGGACCGCAAAGAGAGGAGAAGGAGGCGAGACGATGAACACGTTCACAAGAGATACTGGGACAACGACTGGAGCCATGAAAAAAGAACTGACAGGTCCCCGGATGACCAAGAGGAAAGACACAAACGGAGACGTAGGGAACGAAGTCCCGGTGAGTGTGAAGACAGGAATAGGCGAGAAAGAAGTCCGCACATGACTGAAAGACACCGGCGAGACCGGAATTCTCCCTTTAGTCGGTCTGATAGGAGAAATCGCAAGCGTACCAAGAGTTCACCCAGTGAGATGCCAGAAGAGGGAGAAATTCCTGACGGAGCTAAAAAGGACGAAAAGAATAAAATCCAGGATGAGGAACTAGGTAATATTACTCGTGCTCAAAAAAGGACTGTAGACTTATTAACTTCCAAGACCGGAGGTGCCTATATACCACCTGCGAAGCTGAAGCTGATGCAGGCGGAGATAACTGATAAGTCATCAGCAGCTTATCAACGCATTGCGTGggaagctttaaaaaaatctatccATGGTCATATTAATAAGGTCAATACGTCTAACATCGGTCTCATCACCAGGGAGTTGCTGAGAGAGAATGTTATTCGAGGAAGAGGACTCTTAGCTAGGTCAATAATCCAAGCCCAAGTTGCTTCTCCGACATTCACACCTATTTATGCGGCTCTGACGGCGATTCTTAACTCGAAATTCCCAAATATTGGAGAACTGATCATCCACAGACTGGTTAAACAGTTCATACGAGGAtacaaaactaataataaatctttgtGTATTTCTTCAGGAAGTTTCATTGCACACTTAATCAACCAGCGTGTTGTTCACGAGATTATCGTGTTGGAACTGTGGCACGTGTTGTTGAAAAATCCCACTGATGACTCCGTGGAAGTAGCTATTGCTTTGTTAAAAGAATGTGGTCAGAAGTTAACCGAAGTTTCCAAAGCTGGTATTGTGGAAATTTTTGATCTATTGAGGAATATTTTACACGAGGGAAAACTCGATAAAAGAATCCAGTACATGATTGAAGTTATGTTCCAGATACGTAAGGATGGGTTCAAAGACCACGTGGCTGTCCCCAAGGAACTAGATCTTGTGGAAGAGAATGATCAGATAATCCACGTCATTCAGCTTCAAGATAAGCACGACTCTGAAGATATTCTCAACGTATTTAGATTTGATAGCGAATATATTAGAAATGAAGAGAAATATAAAGAGTTGCAGAAAGAAATATTGGGCTCTGACAACAGCGATGCCAGTGGCGAGGATGAGGATAGTTCTGAGGAAGATGACAGTGGTGACGAGGAAGACGCCGAGAAGAAAGACGTTATATTGGATAATACTGAGACTAATTTGAAGGCTCTCAGGAGGACAATTTATTTGACGATTCATTCTTCTTTGGACTTTGAAGAGTGCGCGCACAAACTGATGAAGATGCAGCTGAAGCCCGGACAGGAGCGCGAGCTCTGTTACATGTTCCTAGACTGCTGCAAAGAGAATAGgacatatgaaaaattttacggATTATTAGCTGGTCGTTTCTGtgcaataaacaaaatttacgtCACTCCTTTTGAggagatttttaaagaatctTACGACACAATTCACAGGCTGGACATGAATAAGCTGAGGAATGTCGCCAAGTTCTTTGCCCATCTGCTAATTACAGATTCTATTTCGTGGGTGGTGCTCAGCTGCATCAAGTTGAACGAAGAAGACACAACTCCTAGTAGCCgtgtgtttataaaaattttgttccaaGAGTTGTCTGAGTACATGGGCGTGCCCAAATTGAACAACAGAATTAAAGATGTCACATTGCAAGAAGCCTTCGAAGGACTCTTTCCAAGGGATACAGACAAGAAGACGAGGTttgctgtcaatttttttactaccATCGGGCTGGGAGGATTGACAGATGATTTGAGAGAGCATTTGAAGTCTCGGCCCAAGGTCTTGGCTGCTCCTCCGCCTGAAATATTGGAGACTTTGAAGACGCCTAGTTCCTCTAGCTCATCGTCATCCTCGACGTCGTCTTCGTCCTCTGACTCAGGGTCCAGTTCAGATTCTTCATCGTCGtcgtcatcatcatcgtcatcGTCATCAGAGGaggaaaagaagaaaaaaaaaaagaaggcAAAACGTCGGGAGAAGGCGAAAgagatggaaaaaaaatcagagaaaaaaataaaaaaaaaaaaacaagaaaaagaaaaaaaattattaaaaaagaaaaaaagtagaaaGTAA
- the LOC123273254 gene encoding ubiquitin recognition factor in ER-associated degradation protein 1: MFAFNMFPRPFNTQYKCFSVSMFPGNERQDVERGGKIIMPPSALEQLTRLNIVYPMLFKLTNKKTNRVTHCGVLEFVADEGKVYLPYWMMHNLLLEESEIINIESVSLPVATYARFQPQSEDFLDITNPKAVLENGLRSFACLTTGDIVAIQYNQRIYEMCVLETKPGPAVSIIECDMNVEFAPPVGYKEPQREEKKPQEDQIDPTDLMPESTGFFAFQGQGNRLDGKKRKDSGPSEIQVPKPVYVRGIPDYDYKIGTLNFLRNIKSINTNKDEKNTDEFKAFTGEGFSLRKSRK; the protein is encoded by the exons atg TTTGCATTTAACATGTTCCCGAGACCCTTCAACACCCAATACAAATGTTTTTCAGTCTCAATGTTCCCAGGAAACGAGAGACAAGATGTAGAACGTGGAGGAAAAA taattatgcCACCTTCAGCATTGGAGCAGCTCACTCGATTAAATATAGTCTATCCGATGTTATTTAAGTTAACTAATAAAAAGACTAATCGTGTGACCCACTGTGGTGTCTTGGAGTTCGTAGCAGATGAGGGAAAAGTTTACCTTCCATATtgg ATGATGCACAACTTATTGCTGGAAGAGAGTGAAATAATAAACATCGAGAGCGTATCATTGCCAGTGGCGACTTACGCACGCTTCCAGCCTCAGTCTGAAGATTTCCTGGACATTACAAACCCGAAAGCAGTTTTAGAAAATGGACTGCGTAGCTTCGCGTGCTTGACTACCGGAGATATCGTTGCCATTCAGTATAATCAGAGGATCTACGAGATGTGTGTCTTGGAAACTAAGCCTGGACCAGCGGTTTCTATCATTGAGTGCGATATGAACGTTGAATTTGCTCCGCCAGTTGGTTACAAAGAGCCTCAGCGAGAAGAGAAGAAGCCACAGGAGGACCAAATTGATCCTACTGATTTAATGCCTGAGTCGACTGGATTTTTTGCTTTTCAGGGTCAGGGCAATAGGCTGGATGGTAAAAAACGCAAAGATTCCGGTCCATCAGAAATCCAAGTTCCTAAACCAGTTTATGTTCGGGGAATTCCTGATTACGATTATAAAATTGGAACACTTAACTTTTTACGTAATATCAAGTCCATCAACACTAATAAAGAT gaaAAAAATACTGATGAATTCAAAGCCTTTACTGGTGAAGGTTTTTCACTTCGCAAAtcaaggaaataa